Proteins encoded within one genomic window of Theobroma cacao cultivar B97-61/B2 chromosome 7, Criollo_cocoa_genome_V2, whole genome shotgun sequence:
- the LOC18593670 gene encoding probable disease resistance protein At4g27220, which translates to MAAAAMMVLILVAVYLTMLAYYFRYLNDFDGRVKEFLKRKKELIRAKHQLQKDVGSRDGMEAWLKDAKDVLEAVTTLQDNIQEKKRRLTSRLNLIQHFRLSKKIEEEERNINCLLRTYWENKFLSSSCSDPSQSLKSALTEIVKAMEDNSKSVISVCGQRGAGKTTLAGVVGKVAENYLKFRVVRLVVSQSTTTEVVQDTLAAFLKLKFKKKTEKERAEKLRLKLGSEQGILIILDDFCKELNLKSIGIPDQMRCKILLITSDTTVCSSVGSSKEIQLGALQKDEALKLLEKSLNRKISSGISEVASDVAEECKRSPLAIIILGRALRGKGLDEWKEAFRSLNSELKDGESEEVRIVYRSVKLSYDHLKDNETKKFFSLCSLFPKNDPVAPQDLIRYARGLGIFEGIDSIEKVSKKVKGAIENLKNSFLLLEHEKEHVQMQNGVLEAALQMISKDESFLRIKDVVGLWERPNNEDLESCSAISYVASKPKKLHDEEFRSEKLQILFLGGEGCKTISNEFLQHLKALKVLALRHGLLSANALQNLTNLRALHLEHCKLNGLSSLGKLKTLEILSFRGSDITELPDVIEELDNLRLLDLFDCQKLHRIPLNLIRKLSRLEELYFRHRSFEKWWSEEKSAEGSNPTPSNIISPSSLAIEPLKYQKSIDKLFDTKSRPSKVSVFVQNQSKEWNQTVNYLHRDHIVYHDNHVVPYLVQGVQTVRVECCDKFQAVFQDGFILRGMEDNSNLLLSDLTSLELEELSQLSWIWYGQTNNVSLQNLRTVKLKNCHRLKYLFSTSIAQRLEQLETLEIHGCNKLKQIIAETRDDLAVNETIHPSLLRPLCFPTLTTLKITGCPALEYVFQITKGQILPKLTQLEIGSCLELAQVFSFKDAADREEVEVPQLEKLALKNLISLKTFCSENCSIKLPSLEKFEVGACRRFSNDAMSKVIEHCRLKEFCLIKVGNQLCGEIFELPGGYVLSTMEKLILKEINKLEAIWKEPTQIVTLQNLTRLEVFKCNKLRTIFSLLHARNLLQLSHLVVQRCKDLEQIVDWDQISTSTSRLKPVYFPKLKEILIENCNNLKSLFPVSVAHLPKLETFRVNRALKLKRIFTHEGEAKVKSAQDIELWFPELKLLSLEKLPDLVTISPVVYACVFPVLDILVKKECPSLVTQFTKAESKPNVYAKTKVRL; encoded by the exons ATGGCTGCTGCCGCTATGATGGTGCTAATCCTGGTGGCGGTATACCTGACGATGCTAGCATATTACTTTCGTTATCTGAACGATTTTGACGGTAGGGTTAAAGAATTTCTGAAACGGAAGAAAGAACTGATACGGGCTAAACACCAGCTGCAAAAAGATGTTGGAAGCAGGGATGGTATGGAGGCATGGCTAAAGGATGCGAAGGATGTCCTGGAAGCAGTGACTACTCTGCAAGATAATatacaagaaaagaagaggCGTTTAACTTCACGTCTCAATTTGATCCAACATTTCCGCTTaagcaagaaaatagaagaagaggaaagaaaTATTAATTGTCTTTTACGCACTTATTGGGAGAATAAATTCTTGTCATCAAGTTGTTCCGATCCTTCACAATCTTTAAAATCAGCTTTAACTGAGATTGTGAAAGCAATGGAGGATAACAGTAAGAGCGTGATTTCTGTGTGCGGGCAGAGAGGGGCGGGTAAGACGACCTTGGCCGGAGTAGTGGGGAAAGTGGCTGAAAATTATTTGAAGTTCAGAGTTGTACGGTTAGTTGTTTCCCAATCTACAACAACTGAAGTAGTTCAAGATACCCTTGCAGCTttcttgaaattaaaatttaaaaagaaaactgaaaaagaaagagcagAGAAGTTGCGGCTTAAATTGGGAAGTGAACAGGGGATCCTCATAATCCTTGACGATTTTTGCAAGGAACTCAACTTGAAGTCTATAGGAATTCCAGATCAAATGAGGTGCAAAATTCTTCTGATTACAAGTGATACCACAGTATGTTCTTCTGTGGGAAGTTCGAAAGAAATACAACTTGGGGCTCTTCAGAAAGATGAAGCCTTGAAATTATTGGAAAAAAGCCTAAATCGGAAAATATCTTCTGGAATTAGCGAGGTGGCAAGTGATGTTGCAGAGGAATGCAAGCGTTCGCCTCTTGCAATCATAATACTAGGAAGGGCTCTAAGAGGGAAAGGTTTGGATGAATGGAAAGAGGCATTTCGAAGTCTGAATTCAGAATTGAAAGACGGAGAAAGCGAAGAAGTTAGAATTGTTTACAGAAGTGTAAAGCTGAGTTATGATCATTTGAAGGATAATGAGACCAAAAAATTCTTCTCATTGTGTTCTTTGTTTCCAAAAAATGATCCCGTTGCTCCGCAGGACTTGATAAGATACGCACGGGGGCTTGGGATATTTGAAGGCATTGATTCAATTGAAAAAGTTAGCAAAAAAGTCAAAGGGGCAatcgaaaatctcaaaaattcttttttgctGTTAGAGCATGAGAAAGAACACGTTCAAATGCAAAATGGGGTTCTTGAAGCTGCTTTGCAGATGATATCAAAAGATGAGAGTTTCCTTAGGATAAAAGATGTGGTCGGCTTGTGGGAAAGACCAAACAATGAAGACCTTGAGTCCTGTTCAGCAATCTCTTATGTGGCTAGCAAGCCAAAAAAGCTTCATGACGAGGAATTTCGAAGTGAAAAGCTTCAAATTCTGTTTCTTGGCGGGGAAGGTTGCAAGACAATATCCAATGAGTTTTTGCAACATTTGAAAGCACTAAAAGTTCTTGCTCTCCGCCATGGTCTTTTGTCAGCAAATGCTCTTCAGAACTTGACAAACCTTCGAGCTCTACACTTGGAGCATTGCAAACTGAATGGCCTGTCATCTCTAGGAAAGCTGAAGACACTGGAGATTCTCAGCTTCCGAGGTTCTGATATCACGGAATTGCCAGATGTAATTGAAGAATTAGATAATCTGAGATTGCTCGATTTGTTTGATTGTCAAAAGCTGCATAGAATTCCTCTAAACTTGATACGGAAGCTATCCCGACTAGAAGAGCTATATTTCAGGCACCgtagttttgaaaaatggtgGTCTGAAGAGAAGAGTGCAGAAGGAAGCAATCCTACCCCATCAAATATCATTTCACCTTCCAGTTTGGCAATTGAGCCTCTTAAATATCAGAAAAGCATTGATAAATTGTTTGACACAAAATCAAGACCCTCGAAGGTTTCAGTATTCGTACAAAATCAATCCAAGGAGTGGAATCAGACAGTGAACTATCTTCATCGGGATCATATTGTTTATCACGATAATCATGTTGTTCCATACCTGGTTCAAGGTGTACAAACTGTGAGAGTAGAATGCTGTGATAAGTTCCAAGCAGTATTTCAGGATGGGTTCATTCTTCGTGGCATGGAAGATAACTCTAATTTGCTGCTCTCAGATTTAACATCCTTGGAGCTAGAAGAATTATCTCAGCTAAGCTGGATATGGTACGGGCAAACCAATAATGTAAGCCTCCAAAATCTAAGAACTGTGAAGCTAAAGAATTGCCATCGTCTGAAATATCTCTTCTCAACGTCCATTGCTCAAAGGCTGGAGCAACTGGAAACACTCGAGATACATGGCTGCAATAAGTTGAAGCAAATTATTGCTGAAACGAGAGACGATCTTGCTGTAAATGAAACAATACATCCGTCCCTCCTCCGTCCCCTATGCTTTCCAACATTAACAACTCTCAAGATTACTGGTTGTCCTGCATTGGAATACGTTTTCCAAATCACAAAAGGTCAAATCCTTCCAAAGCTTACACAGCTTGAAATAGGCAGTTGCCTTGAATTAGCACAAGTCTTCAGCTTTAAAGATGCAGCGGACAGAGAGGAGGTCGAGGTGCCTCAGTTAGAAAAGTTAGCACTGAAAAACTTAATAAGCTTGAAGACCTTTTGTTCGGAAAATTGTTCTATCAAGTTACCATCATTGGAAAAGTTCGAAGTGGGGGCATGTCGCAGATTCAGTAATGATGCCATGTCTAAAGTGATAGAGCATTGTCGACTAAAG GAATTTTGCCTCATCAAAGTGGGAAATCAATTGTGTGGAGAGATCTTTGAGCTTCCAGGTGGATACGTCTTATCAACTATGGAGAAACTGatattgaaagaaataaataagctGGAAGCTATATGGAAAGAGCCCACCCAAATTGTCACCCTTCAAAATCTTACTCGTCTGGAAGTGTTCAAGTGCAATAAACTGAGAACTATATTCTCACTGTTGCATGCTCGAAATCTGCTGCAGTTAAGCCATCTAGTTGTACAACGATGCAAGGACTTGGAGCAGATCGTTGACTGGGATCAGATATCAACATCAACGTCTCGTCTCAAACCTGTATACTTCCCTAAACTTAAGGAAATATTGATTGAAAATTGCAACAACCTGAAAAGTCTCTTCCCTGTGAGTGTAGCTCACCTACCAAAGCTCGAAACATTCAGAGTTAACAGGGCATTAAAATTGAAACGAATCTTTACACATGAAGGTGAGGCCAAAGTCAAAAGTGCACAGGATATAGAGCTTTGGTTCcctgaattgaaattattgaGCCTGGAAAAGCTGCCTGACCTCGTCACCATCAGCCCGGTGGTTTATGCATGCGTATTCCCAGTTTTGGATATATTAGTTAAAAAAGAATGTCCCTCCCTGGTTACACAATTCACTAAGGCTGAATCCAAGCCTAATGTCTACGCCAAAACCAAAGTAAGATTATAG